The Candidatus Cloacimonadota bacterium region AATTCACCCTTCGTAGCTCATCCTGCGTCCTGATTTGTCGGGACAATCTTTCAATCTTAATCATGTCAATAGAATATTACCTAACCATAGAGTTTCAAGTTTTTTATTTTAATCTTCTTTTGTTTTCTAATTTATCCAATTGCTATATTCTCTTCTGGGTAATGATAGTAAGTCTTTATCTTCTTTTCACCTAATGCAAAAGCAATTGTAAGTGGACCAACTCTGCCAAAATACATAAGAAGTATAATCGCAATTCTGCCAATTGCAGTCAAGTTTGGGGTTAATCCCATTGAAAGACCGACAGTTCCAAAGGCTGAAAAGGCTTCAAAAATAATCTTCTCAAAAGGAGATTTTTCGGATAGGCAAAGCACTAAAATAAGAACAATTAATATGGTCAAAGCGATAGCTACCAGAGACATAACTTTTTTTGTAACTTTTGGCGAAATTGTACGATTAAAAACTTCCACTTCTTCACGACCTTTAATGATAGACCAGACAGAAAGGATTAGAACCGCAAAACTGGTAGTTTTTATTCCACCTCCGGTTGAGCCAGGTGAGGCACCAATAAACATTAATACTATCATAAGTAATGATGTTGCATAGCCTATCTTTCCAATGCTCATTGTATTGAAACCAGCAGTTCTTGTCGTTACAGATTGAAATACAGAGGCCATTAATCCATTTTTCAGAGGTAGATTTTGAAATTGATTTTTATATTCAAATAGAAAAATCAATATCGCACCTACAACAATCAAGAAAATTGTTGAGCTAATTACAATCTTTGAATGCAAAGAAAACGATCTAACCTGTTTTCTGTTGAAGATATTATTTTTAATATCTAATAACACTCCAAAGCCTATACCTCCACAAATTATTAGAGAAATCATAACAATATTCATTAATAAGTTGTTTTGAAATTGAGTAAAACTATCTGAATACAAACAAAATCCTGCATTACAAAAGGCTGAAACCGAATGGAATATAGAGTATCCCACGGCTGTTTTGATATCAGGTATAACAGTATGAAATTTGATAAACAAAAGCGCTGTACCTATAATTTCAAAGGAGAAGGTTGTAATCAAAATCGCTTTAATGAGCTTGGTCATGTTCAGTTGACCAGCTTCACCCAAGACACCTTGCATTAACGATTGTGGGCCTAAACTAAGCCGTCTGCCCAAAAGCATAATCAGCATAGTAGAAAAAGTCATAATGCCCAATCCACCGATTTGCAGAAGGAGAAAAATAATTATTTTACCGAATAAAGAGAAGGCAGTCCCGGTATTTAATACTATCAAACCAGTAACACAGGTTGCAGATGTTGCAGTGAAAGTTGCATCAATAAGACCTATGCTTTCACCATCAGAAGATGCAATTGGTAAGCTTAAAAAAGTTGAACCAAGCAAAATAACAAATGCGAAACTGATTAAGATAACCTTTGCAGGATGATTTCTGAATCTTGAAAAAATATTTACAGCTGGTTGTGAAGTAGCAAGTTTGTCTGAAAATATCACAGCCTGGCGAAGAATAACATAAGATTGAAAGATAAGTGGATGTTCTGACAGTAAAAAACAGACAATAACTGCAGTTAGGTCTACAATAATTTTCTTAATGTAATCCAGATTACCTTTATGAAACGCAATTTTTACAATATTAAGAATTGCAAAATAGAACAAACAGATTTGAGTTATTTGGCTGAAGACTGGGAGTGATATTTGTAGTAAATATTTATAAATTAAAAAAATTACAAAAGCAATTGCCACAGGAAACATCAAAAATTCAAGGAACTTCCAATATTTCGGGCTTTCCTTATAATAATTGTACATAGGCATAAATTTTAATAATTTAAGAAATTATAATTAATTTGTGATAGTATTGTAATAAAATATTTTGACTCAATCGCTTTATTTTCCTTTGGAATGATATTTTAACTTTAGCAAAATTAATGTTTAGGTGAAGGTAAACTTACATAAATTTATTAACTTAATAAATGTGTTTAAACCTCTAATTTTTTCTATTAACACTTAGCCGTTTAGCCTCCTTGACTTTCGTGCTTTTACCTTTTAATTTTCTAATATAAAATAGCTTAGCCCGTCTTACATGTCCACGTCTAATTATTTCTATCTTTTCAATCAGAGGTGAATATAATGGAAAAATTCTTTCAACAGCAATCCCATGACTAATTTTTCTAACAGTAAATGTTTTATTAATTAGTGAACCGCGTTTTTGGATTACAATGCCCTGAAAGGTTTGGATTCGTTTTTTTTCTACTTCTACTATTGTAAAATGAACTTTAACCGTATCTCCAGCTTTAAAGGATGGAACATTTTTCTTAATACTCTCTTCACCAATTTTTTCCAATATATCCATGATGACACTCCATTGTTTTAGTTCTATTTTTTGCTTTTATTCATATTCTGCGATTAATCTGTCAAGAGTTACAGAAACCGCACTTCTTACTGAAAGATGATTATAGTCTTTAACTCCTTTGATTCTCTGAAGATGGAAATTGCTCTGGTTAATGACTGCATCAGTAAGTCCATTGCCAGTGCCAAAAAGAATCAATTTTGGAAAAGA contains the following coding sequences:
- the rplS gene encoding 50S ribosomal protein L19, encoding MDILEKIGEESIKKNVPSFKAGDTVKVHFTIVEVEKKRIQTFQGIVIQKRGSLINKTFTVRKISHGIAVERIFPLYSPLIEKIEIIRRGHVRRAKLFYIRKLKGKSTKVKEAKRLSVNRKN
- a CDS encoding TrkH family potassium uptake protein, which translates into the protein MPMYNYYKESPKYWKFLEFLMFPVAIAFVIFLIYKYLLQISLPVFSQITQICLFYFAILNIVKIAFHKGNLDYIKKIIVDLTAVIVCFLLSEHPLIFQSYVILRQAVIFSDKLATSQPAVNIFSRFRNHPAKVILISFAFVILLGSTFLSLPIASSDGESIGLIDATFTATSATCVTGLIVLNTGTAFSLFGKIIIFLLLQIGGLGIMTFSTMLIMLLGRRLSLGPQSLMQGVLGEAGQLNMTKLIKAILITTFSFEIIGTALLFIKFHTVIPDIKTAVGYSIFHSVSAFCNAGFCLYSDSFTQFQNNLLMNIVMISLIICGGIGFGVLLDIKNNIFNRKQVRSFSLHSKIVISSTIFLIVVGAILIFLFEYKNQFQNLPLKNGLMASVFQSVTTRTAGFNTMSIGKIGYATSLLMIVLMFIGASPGSTGGGIKTTSFAVLILSVWSIIKGREEVEVFNRTISPKVTKKVMSLVAIALTILIVLILVLCLSEKSPFEKIIFEAFSAFGTVGLSMGLTPNLTAIGRIAIILLMYFGRVGPLTIAFALGEKKIKTYYHYPEENIAIG